The following proteins come from a genomic window of Prionailurus viverrinus isolate Anna chromosome D1, UM_Priviv_1.0, whole genome shotgun sequence:
- the KCTD14 gene encoding BTB/POZ domain-containing protein KCTD14 isoform X2 yields the protein MSLPSGPRSLRLHRASPPAGPPVVSPVVELNVGGELYTTTVSTLRKVPGSKLAEMFSSSTKACLDAEGRFFIDRPGTYFGPVLDYLRSEQLPTQHIPEVYREAQFYEIKPLVKLLEDTPQIFGEQVARKQFLLRVPAYSENLELMVRLARAEAVAARSSTVLVCVVRTEEEAAQCAEALRVFEFEKKSVVKFGPWKAAPQVKDLLDCVKMDIAAQGYQVYYEHYSERTLRAKYLNYFYTFLFIWW from the exons ATGAGCCTTCCCTCGGGGCCCCGCTCCCTGCGGCTCCACCGGGCCTCGCCCCCCGCGGGCCCGCCGGTG GTATCTCCCGTCGTGGAGCTTAACGTAGGAGGCGAGTTGTACACCACCACCGTGAGCACCCTGAGAAAAGTCCCGGGTTCAAAGCTGGCAGAGATGTTCTCCAGCTCCACTAAGGCCTGCCTAGATGCAGAAGGCCGCTTCTTCATCGATCGTCCCGGCACTTATTTCGGACCCGTCCTGGACTACCTGCGCAGCGAGCAGCTGCCCACACAGCACATCCCGGAGGTGTACCGTGAGGCGCAGTTTTACGAAATCAAGCCTTTGGTCAAGCTCTTGGAGGACACGCCGCAGATCTTTGGTGAGCAGGTGGCTCGGAAGCAGTTCCTGCTGCGGGTGCCCGCCTACAGCGAGAACCTGGAGCTCATGGTGCGCTTGGCACGCGCCGAGGCCGTGGCGGCACGCAGCTCCACAGTGCTGGTGTGCGTGGTGCGCACTGAAGAAGAGGCAGCCCAGTGCGCAGAGGCCCTGCGCGTCTTCGAGTTTGAAAAGAAGTCGGTTGTCAAGTTTGGACCTTGGAAGGCAGCCCCGCAGGTCAAGGACCTCCTGGACTGCGTGAAGATGGACATTGCAGCCCAGGGGTACCAGGTATACTATGAACACTACTCCGAGAGAACATTACGGGCCAAGTATTTGAATTACTTTTATACATTCCTCTTCATCTGGTGGTGA
- the KCTD14 gene encoding BTB/POZ domain-containing protein KCTD14 isoform X1 — translation MGERGSHRFWVYFSPGCIVWLLSECIHSVSLLHSSRQSCPLVSPVVELNVGGELYTTTVSTLRKVPGSKLAEMFSSSTKACLDAEGRFFIDRPGTYFGPVLDYLRSEQLPTQHIPEVYREAQFYEIKPLVKLLEDTPQIFGEQVARKQFLLRVPAYSENLELMVRLARAEAVAARSSTVLVCVVRTEEEAAQCAEALRVFEFEKKSVVKFGPWKAAPQVKDLLDCVKMDIAAQGYQVYYEHYSERTLRAKYLNYFYTFLFIWW, via the exons ATGGGAGAAAGAGGAAGTCACAGgttctgggtttatttttctcctggcTGTATTGTTTGGCTGCTGTCAGAATGCATCCACTCCGTCTCCCTTCTCCACTCCAGCCGGCAAAGCTGTCCCCTG GTATCTCCCGTCGTGGAGCTTAACGTAGGAGGCGAGTTGTACACCACCACCGTGAGCACCCTGAGAAAAGTCCCGGGTTCAAAGCTGGCAGAGATGTTCTCCAGCTCCACTAAGGCCTGCCTAGATGCAGAAGGCCGCTTCTTCATCGATCGTCCCGGCACTTATTTCGGACCCGTCCTGGACTACCTGCGCAGCGAGCAGCTGCCCACACAGCACATCCCGGAGGTGTACCGTGAGGCGCAGTTTTACGAAATCAAGCCTTTGGTCAAGCTCTTGGAGGACACGCCGCAGATCTTTGGTGAGCAGGTGGCTCGGAAGCAGTTCCTGCTGCGGGTGCCCGCCTACAGCGAGAACCTGGAGCTCATGGTGCGCTTGGCACGCGCCGAGGCCGTGGCGGCACGCAGCTCCACAGTGCTGGTGTGCGTGGTGCGCACTGAAGAAGAGGCAGCCCAGTGCGCAGAGGCCCTGCGCGTCTTCGAGTTTGAAAAGAAGTCGGTTGTCAAGTTTGGACCTTGGAAGGCAGCCCCGCAGGTCAAGGACCTCCTGGACTGCGTGAAGATGGACATTGCAGCCCAGGGGTACCAGGTATACTATGAACACTACTCCGAGAGAACATTACGGGCCAAGTATTTGAATTACTTTTATACATTCCTCTTCATCTGGTGGTGA